From a region of the Balaenoptera ricei isolate mBalRic1 chromosome 11, mBalRic1.hap2, whole genome shotgun sequence genome:
- the MOCS1 gene encoding molybdenum cofactor biosynthesis protein 1 isoform X2 gives MAAQPVSRMLRRVLRSSVRSCSSGAPVTQPQPGEPSQPAVEVPSGRRRFLREHAAPFSAFLTDSFGRRHSYLRISLTEKCNLRCQYCMPEDGVPLTPKADLLTTEEILTLARLFVKEGVDKIRLTGGEPLIRPDVVDIVAQLHQLEGLRTIGITTNGISLARLLPQLQKAGLSAINISLDTLVPAKFEFIVRRKGFRKVMEGIHKAIELGYSPVKVNCVVMRGLNEDELPDFVALTEGLPLDVRFIEYMPFDGNKWNFRKMVSYKEMLDTLRQQWPELEKLPEEESSTAKAFKIPGFRGRVSFITSMSEHFCGTCNRLRITADGNLKVCLFGNSEVSLRDHLRAGASEEELLSVIGAAVGRKKRQHAGMFSISQMKNRPMILIELFSMCQDSPPAIPSISFRDSLHVQGLRHRVSFSSQMVTLWKGGRLPQIPLLAQRWLGSGLPQRHYGSHLDSDANPKCLSPEPRAPATPSGPLPTSDQLTHVDREGQAAMVDVGGKPDTERVAVASAVVLLGPVAYKLVQENQLKKGDALVVAQLAGVQAAKLTSQLIPLCHHVALSHVQVQLELDSTRHAVVVRASCRARGPTGVEMEALTSAAVAALTLYDMCKAVSRDIMLAEIKLVSKTGGQRGDFHRT, from the exons ATGGCGGCCCAGCCAGTGTCCCGGATGCTGCGGCGGGTCCTGAGGTCCAGCGTCCGGAGCTGCAGCTCGGGCGCTCCGGTGACGCAGCCACAACCCGGGGAGCCCTCCCAACCTGCCGTGGAG GTGCCGTCCGGACGGAGGCGGTTCCTGAGGGAGCATGCAGCCCCCTTCTCTGCCTTCCTCACCGACAGCTTCGGCCGGCGCCACAGCTACCTGCGGATCTCCCTCACTGAGAAGTGCAACCTCAGAT gtCAATACTGCATGCCCGAGGACGGTGTCCCTCTGACCCCCAAGGCAGACCTGCTGACCACAGAGGAGATCCTAACCCTGGCCCGCCTCTTTGTGAAAGAAGGCGTAGACAAGATCCGACTCACGGGCGGGGAGCCGCTCATTCGGCCGGACGTGGTGGACATCGTGG CACAGCTCCACCAGCTGGAAGGGCTGAGGACCATTGGCATCACCACCAACGGCATCAGCCTAGCCCGGCTGCTGCCTCAGCTTCAGAAAGCTGGTCTCAGTGCCATCAACATCAGCCTGGACACGCTGGTACCAGCCAAGTTTGAGTTCATCGTCCGCAGGAAAG gcTTCCGCAAGGTCATGGAGGGCATCCACAAGGCCATTGAGCTGGGCTACAGTCCTGTGAAG GTGAACTGTGTGGTGATGCGAGGCCTGAATGAGGACGAACTCCCGGACTTCGTGGCCTTGACCGAGGGCCTTCCCCTGGACGTGCGCTTCATAGAGTACATGCCCTTTGACG GCAACAAGTGGAACTTCAGGAAGATGGTCAGCTACAAGGAGATGCTGGACACCCTCAGGCAGCAGTGGCCGGAGCTGGAGAAGCTGCCGGAGGAGGAATCCAGCACAGCCAAG GCCTTTAAAATCCCTGGCTTCCGAGGCCGAGTCAGCTTCATCACGTCCATGTCTGAGCATTTCTGTGGGACCTGCAACCGCTTGCGAATCACAGCTGACGGGAACCTCAAG GTCTGCCTCTTTGGGAACTCAGAGGTTTCTCTACGGGATCACCTGCGGGCGGGGGCCTCTGAGGAGGAGCTGCTGAGCGTCATCGGGGCTGCCGTGGGCAGGAAGAAGCGGCAGCATGCAG GCATGTTCAGTATTTCCCAGATGAAGAACCGGCCCATGATCCTCATCG aGTTATTTTCGATGTGCCAAGATTCCCCACCAGCCATTCCAAGCATCTCCTTCAGGGACTCCCTCCATGTTCAGGGTCTGAGACACAGAGTGAGTTTCTCCAGCCAGATGGTGACTTTGTGGAAAGGGGGCCGGCTCCCCCAGATCCCTCTCCTCGCCCAGCGGTGGCTGGGGTCTGGCCTCCCTCAGAGACATTACGGTTCCCACCTCGACTCAGATGCCAACCCAAAGTGCCTTAGCCCAGAGCCCCGGGCTCCTGCCACCCCCTCAGGACCTCTGCCCACCTCAGACCAACTGACCCACGTGGACAGGGAAGGACAGGCGGCTATGGTAGACGTGGGTGGGAAGCCAGACACAGAGCGGGTGGCCGTGGCCTCAGCCGTGGTCCTCCTGGGGCCTGTGGCCTACAAGCTCGTCCAGGAGAACCAGCTAAAGAAGGGAGACGCCCTGGTGGTGGCCCAGCTGGCAGGTGTCCAGGCGGCCAAACTGACCAGCCAGCTGATCCCCTTGTGCCACCACGTGGCCCTGAGCCACGTCCAGGTGCAGCTGGAGCTGGACAGCACGCGCCACGCTGTGGTGGTCCGGGCGTCTTGCCGGGCTCGGGGCCCCACTGGGGTGGAGATGGAGGCCCTGACCTCCGCTGCCGTGGCCGCACTCACCCTGTATGACATGTGCAAGGCCGTCAGCAGGGACATCATGTTGGCGGAGATCAAGCTCGTCAGCAAGACCGGGGGTCAGCGGGGGGACTTCCATCGGACATAG
- the MOCS1 gene encoding molybdenum cofactor biosynthesis protein 1 isoform X5, with amino-acid sequence MAAQPVSRMLRRVLRSSVRSCSSGAPVTQPQPGEPSQPAVEPLLSQVPSGRRRFLREHAAPFSAFLTDSFGRRHSYLRISLTEKCNLRCQYCMPEDGVPLTPKADLLTTEEILTLARLFVKEGVDKIRLTGGEPLIRPDVVDIVGFRKVMEGIHKAIELGYSPVKVNCVVMRGLNEDELPDFVALTEGLPLDVRFIEYMPFDGNKWNFRKMVSYKEMLDTLRQQWPELEKLPEEESSTAKAFKIPGFRGRVSFITSMSEHFCGTCNRLRITADGNLKVCLFGNSEVSLRDHLRAGASEEELLSVIGAAVGRKKRQHAGMFSISQMKNRPMILIELFSMCQDSPPAIPSISFRDSLHVQGLRHRVSFSSQMVTLWKGGRLPQIPLLAQRWLGSGLPQRHYGSHLDSDANPKCLSPEPRAPATPSGPLPTSDQLTHVDREGQAAMVDVGGKPDTERVAVASAVVLLGPVAYKLVQENQLKKGDALVVAQLAGVQAAKLTSQLIPLCHHVALSHVQVQLELDSTRHAVVVRASCRARGPTGVEMEALTSAAVAALTLYDMCKAVSRDIMLAEIKLVSKTGGQRGDFHRT; translated from the exons ATGGCGGCCCAGCCAGTGTCCCGGATGCTGCGGCGGGTCCTGAGGTCCAGCGTCCGGAGCTGCAGCTCGGGCGCTCCGGTGACGCAGCCACAACCCGGGGAGCCCTCCCAACCTGCCGTGGAG cccctgttgTCGCAGGTGCCGTCCGGACGGAGGCGGTTCCTGAGGGAGCATGCAGCCCCCTTCTCTGCCTTCCTCACCGACAGCTTCGGCCGGCGCCACAGCTACCTGCGGATCTCCCTCACTGAGAAGTGCAACCTCAGAT gtCAATACTGCATGCCCGAGGACGGTGTCCCTCTGACCCCCAAGGCAGACCTGCTGACCACAGAGGAGATCCTAACCCTGGCCCGCCTCTTTGTGAAAGAAGGCGTAGACAAGATCCGACTCACGGGCGGGGAGCCGCTCATTCGGCCGGACGTGGTGGACATCGTGG gcTTCCGCAAGGTCATGGAGGGCATCCACAAGGCCATTGAGCTGGGCTACAGTCCTGTGAAG GTGAACTGTGTGGTGATGCGAGGCCTGAATGAGGACGAACTCCCGGACTTCGTGGCCTTGACCGAGGGCCTTCCCCTGGACGTGCGCTTCATAGAGTACATGCCCTTTGACG GCAACAAGTGGAACTTCAGGAAGATGGTCAGCTACAAGGAGATGCTGGACACCCTCAGGCAGCAGTGGCCGGAGCTGGAGAAGCTGCCGGAGGAGGAATCCAGCACAGCCAAG GCCTTTAAAATCCCTGGCTTCCGAGGCCGAGTCAGCTTCATCACGTCCATGTCTGAGCATTTCTGTGGGACCTGCAACCGCTTGCGAATCACAGCTGACGGGAACCTCAAG GTCTGCCTCTTTGGGAACTCAGAGGTTTCTCTACGGGATCACCTGCGGGCGGGGGCCTCTGAGGAGGAGCTGCTGAGCGTCATCGGGGCTGCCGTGGGCAGGAAGAAGCGGCAGCATGCAG GCATGTTCAGTATTTCCCAGATGAAGAACCGGCCCATGATCCTCATCG aGTTATTTTCGATGTGCCAAGATTCCCCACCAGCCATTCCAAGCATCTCCTTCAGGGACTCCCTCCATGTTCAGGGTCTGAGACACAGAGTGAGTTTCTCCAGCCAGATGGTGACTTTGTGGAAAGGGGGCCGGCTCCCCCAGATCCCTCTCCTCGCCCAGCGGTGGCTGGGGTCTGGCCTCCCTCAGAGACATTACGGTTCCCACCTCGACTCAGATGCCAACCCAAAGTGCCTTAGCCCAGAGCCCCGGGCTCCTGCCACCCCCTCAGGACCTCTGCCCACCTCAGACCAACTGACCCACGTGGACAGGGAAGGACAGGCGGCTATGGTAGACGTGGGTGGGAAGCCAGACACAGAGCGGGTGGCCGTGGCCTCAGCCGTGGTCCTCCTGGGGCCTGTGGCCTACAAGCTCGTCCAGGAGAACCAGCTAAAGAAGGGAGACGCCCTGGTGGTGGCCCAGCTGGCAGGTGTCCAGGCGGCCAAACTGACCAGCCAGCTGATCCCCTTGTGCCACCACGTGGCCCTGAGCCACGTCCAGGTGCAGCTGGAGCTGGACAGCACGCGCCACGCTGTGGTGGTCCGGGCGTCTTGCCGGGCTCGGGGCCCCACTGGGGTGGAGATGGAGGCCCTGACCTCCGCTGCCGTGGCCGCACTCACCCTGTATGACATGTGCAAGGCCGTCAGCAGGGACATCATGTTGGCGGAGATCAAGCTCGTCAGCAAGACCGGGGGTCAGCGGGGGGACTTCCATCGGACATAG
- the MOCS1 gene encoding molybdenum cofactor biosynthesis protein 1 isoform X6, giving the protein MPEDGVPLTPKADLLTTEEILTLARLFVKEGVDKIRLTGGEPLIRPDVVDIVAQLHQLEGLRTIGITTNGISLARLLPQLQKAGLSAINISLDTLVPAKFEFIVRRKGFRKVMEGIHKAIELGYSPVKVNCVVMRGLNEDELPDFVALTEGLPLDVRFIEYMPFDGNKWNFRKMVSYKEMLDTLRQQWPELEKLPEEESSTAKAFKIPGFRGRVSFITSMSEHFCGTCNRLRITADGNLKVCLFGNSEVSLRDHLRAGASEEELLSVIGAAVGRKKRQHAGMFSISQMKNRPMILIELFSMCQDSPPAIPSISFRDSLHVQGLRHRVSFSSQMVTLWKGGRLPQIPLLAQRWLGSGLPQRHYGSHLDSDANPKCLSPEPRAPATPSGPLPTSDQLTHVDREGQAAMVDVGGKPDTERVAVASAVVLLGPVAYKLVQENQLKKGDALVVAQLAGVQAAKLTSQLIPLCHHVALSHVQVQLELDSTRHAVVVRASCRARGPTGVEMEALTSAAVAALTLYDMCKAVSRDIMLAEIKLVSKTGGQRGDFHRT; this is encoded by the exons ATGCCCGAGGACGGTGTCCCTCTGACCCCCAAGGCAGACCTGCTGACCACAGAGGAGATCCTAACCCTGGCCCGCCTCTTTGTGAAAGAAGGCGTAGACAAGATCCGACTCACGGGCGGGGAGCCGCTCATTCGGCCGGACGTGGTGGACATCGTGG CACAGCTCCACCAGCTGGAAGGGCTGAGGACCATTGGCATCACCACCAACGGCATCAGCCTAGCCCGGCTGCTGCCTCAGCTTCAGAAAGCTGGTCTCAGTGCCATCAACATCAGCCTGGACACGCTGGTACCAGCCAAGTTTGAGTTCATCGTCCGCAGGAAAG gcTTCCGCAAGGTCATGGAGGGCATCCACAAGGCCATTGAGCTGGGCTACAGTCCTGTGAAG GTGAACTGTGTGGTGATGCGAGGCCTGAATGAGGACGAACTCCCGGACTTCGTGGCCTTGACCGAGGGCCTTCCCCTGGACGTGCGCTTCATAGAGTACATGCCCTTTGACG GCAACAAGTGGAACTTCAGGAAGATGGTCAGCTACAAGGAGATGCTGGACACCCTCAGGCAGCAGTGGCCGGAGCTGGAGAAGCTGCCGGAGGAGGAATCCAGCACAGCCAAG GCCTTTAAAATCCCTGGCTTCCGAGGCCGAGTCAGCTTCATCACGTCCATGTCTGAGCATTTCTGTGGGACCTGCAACCGCTTGCGAATCACAGCTGACGGGAACCTCAAG GTCTGCCTCTTTGGGAACTCAGAGGTTTCTCTACGGGATCACCTGCGGGCGGGGGCCTCTGAGGAGGAGCTGCTGAGCGTCATCGGGGCTGCCGTGGGCAGGAAGAAGCGGCAGCATGCAG GCATGTTCAGTATTTCCCAGATGAAGAACCGGCCCATGATCCTCATCG aGTTATTTTCGATGTGCCAAGATTCCCCACCAGCCATTCCAAGCATCTCCTTCAGGGACTCCCTCCATGTTCAGGGTCTGAGACACAGAGTGAGTTTCTCCAGCCAGATGGTGACTTTGTGGAAAGGGGGCCGGCTCCCCCAGATCCCTCTCCTCGCCCAGCGGTGGCTGGGGTCTGGCCTCCCTCAGAGACATTACGGTTCCCACCTCGACTCAGATGCCAACCCAAAGTGCCTTAGCCCAGAGCCCCGGGCTCCTGCCACCCCCTCAGGACCTCTGCCCACCTCAGACCAACTGACCCACGTGGACAGGGAAGGACAGGCGGCTATGGTAGACGTGGGTGGGAAGCCAGACACAGAGCGGGTGGCCGTGGCCTCAGCCGTGGTCCTCCTGGGGCCTGTGGCCTACAAGCTCGTCCAGGAGAACCAGCTAAAGAAGGGAGACGCCCTGGTGGTGGCCCAGCTGGCAGGTGTCCAGGCGGCCAAACTGACCAGCCAGCTGATCCCCTTGTGCCACCACGTGGCCCTGAGCCACGTCCAGGTGCAGCTGGAGCTGGACAGCACGCGCCACGCTGTGGTGGTCCGGGCGTCTTGCCGGGCTCGGGGCCCCACTGGGGTGGAGATGGAGGCCCTGACCTCCGCTGCCGTGGCCGCACTCACCCTGTATGACATGTGCAAGGCCGTCAGCAGGGACATCATGTTGGCGGAGATCAAGCTCGTCAGCAAGACCGGGGGTCAGCGGGGGGACTTCCATCGGACATAG